In Streptomyces sp. NBC_00448, the following are encoded in one genomic region:
- a CDS encoding MCE family protein: MNRRSLTGPIVKSLIFILVTAFATTVLAVSIAGAGVGNTSGYNAEFTDTTGLNKGDSIRIAGVKVGQVESIKVVRHRVAKVHFSVQKGRTLPASATATIKYLNLVGQRYIDLEQGSGPVGSSLHPGATIPLGHTTPALDLTELFNGFQPLFEGLSPKDVNQLSGEIVQVLQGEGGTVDSLLGNIGSLTTTLAAKDQVIGQVIDNLNSVLTTVNTREAGFNDLITSLQQLVTGFSADREPIGQSITAISQLTTSTAGLLQDGRQPLKNSIAQLNRVSTNLGDNTPQLQKFLTTTPGKLQTIGRLASYGSWLNLYLCQATVHGVTTSDGSAPPTGIAITESRCRS, from the coding sequence GTGAACCGCCGCAGCCTGACCGGGCCGATCGTCAAGTCGCTGATCTTCATCCTGGTCACCGCCTTCGCCACCACGGTGCTCGCGGTGAGCATCGCGGGCGCCGGGGTCGGCAACACCTCCGGCTACAACGCCGAGTTCACCGACACCACCGGGCTCAACAAGGGCGACAGCATCCGGATCGCCGGCGTCAAGGTCGGTCAGGTCGAGTCGATCAAGGTGGTCAGGCACCGGGTCGCCAAGGTGCACTTCTCCGTGCAGAAGGGCCGCACCCTGCCCGCCTCGGCCACCGCGACCATCAAGTACCTCAACCTGGTCGGCCAGCGCTACATCGACCTGGAGCAGGGCAGCGGCCCGGTCGGCAGCAGCCTGCACCCGGGCGCCACCATCCCGCTCGGCCACACCACGCCCGCGCTGGACCTCACCGAGCTCTTCAACGGCTTCCAGCCGCTCTTCGAGGGGCTCTCCCCGAAGGACGTCAACCAGCTCTCCGGGGAGATCGTGCAGGTCCTCCAGGGCGAGGGCGGCACCGTGGACAGCCTGCTCGGCAACATCGGCTCGCTCACCACCACGCTCGCCGCGAAGGACCAGGTGATCGGCCAGGTGATCGACAACCTCAACTCGGTGCTGACCACCGTCAACACCCGCGAGGCCGGCTTCAACGACCTGATCACCTCGCTCCAGCAACTCGTCACCGGCTTCTCCGCCGACCGCGAGCCGATCGGCCAGTCCATCACCGCCATCTCCCAACTCACCACCAGCACCGCCGGGTTGCTCCAGGACGGCCGGCAGCCGCTGAAGAACTCCATCGCCCAGCTCAACCGGGTCTCCACCAATCTCGGTGACAACACGCCGCAGTTGCAGAAGTTCCTCACCACCACCCCGGGCAAGCTCCAGACCATCGGCCGGCTGGCCTCCTACGGCTCGTGGCTCAACCTCTACCTGTGCCAGGCCACCGTGCACGGCGTCACCACCTCCGACGGCAGCGCGCCGCCCACCGGTATAGCGATCACCGAATCGAGGTGCCGGTCATGA
- a CDS encoding MlaE family ABC transporter permease — translation MALLDKDAPRPEPPEPAAAPQPRARRVRPGRWLRWLDDTGDHLLFHVKAVLWVPRTLRRYLKEVLRLLSEVAFGSGGLSVIGGTVGVMIGMTLATGTVVGLQGYAAMNELGTAAFTGFISAYFNTREIAPLIAGLALSATVGAGFTAQLGAMRINEEVDALESMGVRSMPYLVTTRIIAGVVAIIPLYGIGLLSSYAASRLVTVWFNGQSPGTYDHYFNLFLAPEDVLLSILKVLIFSVVVILAHCYYGFTAKGGPAGVGIAVGRSVRNAIVIISLTDFFLSLALWGATTTVRVAG, via the coding sequence ATGGCCCTGCTCGACAAGGACGCCCCGCGGCCCGAGCCGCCCGAGCCCGCCGCCGCGCCGCAGCCCCGCGCCCGCCGGGTGCGCCCGGGACGCTGGCTGCGCTGGCTGGACGACACCGGCGACCACCTGCTCTTCCACGTCAAGGCCGTGCTGTGGGTGCCGCGCACCCTGCGCCGCTACCTCAAGGAGGTACTGCGGCTGCTGTCCGAGGTGGCCTTCGGCAGCGGCGGCCTGAGCGTCATCGGCGGCACCGTCGGCGTGATGATCGGCATGACGCTGGCCACCGGCACCGTCGTCGGCCTGCAGGGCTACGCGGCGATGAACGAGCTGGGCACCGCCGCGTTCACCGGCTTCATCTCCGCCTACTTCAACACCCGCGAGATCGCCCCGCTGATCGCCGGCCTCGCGCTGTCCGCGACCGTCGGCGCCGGGTTCACCGCACAGCTCGGCGCGATGCGGATCAACGAGGAGGTCGACGCGCTGGAGAGCATGGGCGTGCGCTCGATGCCCTACCTCGTCACGACCCGGATCATCGCCGGCGTGGTCGCGATCATCCCGCTCTACGGCATCGGCCTGCTCAGCAGCTACGCGGCCTCCCGGCTGGTGACCGTGTGGTTCAACGGCCAGTCGCCCGGCACCTACGACCACTACTTCAACCTCTTCCTCGCACCGGAGGACGTACTGCTGTCCATACTGAAGGTGCTGATCTTCAGCGTCGTGGTGATCCTCGCGCACTGCTACTACGGCTTCACCGCCAAGGGCGGCCCGGCCGGGGTGGGGATCGCCGTCGGACGGTCGGTGCGCAACGCGATCGTGATCATCTCGCTCACCGACTTCTTCCTGTCGCTGGCGCTGTGGGGCGCCACCACCACCGTGCGGGTGGCGGGATGA
- a CDS encoding HAD family hydrolase → MSHAMELVIFDCDGVLVDSERIAVRVDALVLAKWGWNLTEAEIVERFMGRSNQSMAREVEAHLGDSLPAGWQDEIEPLYREALAADLVPVPGVVDALDALDAVADLSTCIASSGSHDKMRFTLGLTGLRQRFEGRIFSADEVEHGKPAPDLFLHAAQRMGVSPQACTVVEDSPYGLEAARAAGMRAFAYAGGMIPTHRLEGPSTVVFDDMRKLPGLLTDR, encoded by the coding sequence ATGAGCCATGCGATGGAACTCGTCATATTCGACTGCGACGGGGTACTGGTCGACAGCGAGCGCATCGCCGTGCGCGTGGATGCCCTCGTCCTGGCGAAGTGGGGGTGGAACCTCACCGAGGCCGAGATCGTCGAGCGGTTCATGGGCCGCTCGAACCAGTCCATGGCGAGGGAGGTGGAGGCCCACCTCGGGGACAGCCTGCCGGCCGGCTGGCAGGACGAGATCGAGCCGCTCTACCGCGAGGCGCTGGCCGCCGACCTCGTCCCCGTCCCCGGCGTCGTCGATGCCCTCGACGCCCTTGACGCGGTCGCCGATCTCTCCACCTGCATCGCGTCCAGCGGAAGCCACGACAAGATGCGTTTCACCCTGGGGCTGACCGGTCTCCGTCAACGCTTCGAGGGCCGCATCTTCAGTGCCGACGAGGTCGAGCACGGCAAACCGGCGCCCGACCTGTTCCTCCACGCCGCGCAGCGGATGGGCGTCTCGCCCCAGGCGTGCACGGTGGTCGAGGACAGCCCGTACGGACTGGAGGCGGCCCGAGCCGCGGGTATGCGCGCGTTCGCCTACGCGGGGGGAATGATTCCCACGCACCGCCTCGAAGGCCCCAGTACCGTCGTCTTCGACGACATGCGCAAACTGCCCGGCCTCCTCACCGATCGGTGA
- a CDS encoding DUF6801 domain-containing protein, with amino-acid sequence MSRPRPRRVVQLAGVAAAALLAGLLPGTDSAASGEPDGVSLAYTCQFGAGQDPQDISVGIKQAYPADGTVGKPIQPGDLTLTVGIPRAAVTALVPAEADTLSGSTDMKTNVTQGTSRTVVIWPDLTAKSTTVAGSGDLDLVFTGKVPGVSVTAGGDLVFAAGDLDLTLHPQSAAGTPSDPGTPTADPSTPADSGTGGSSSDDSGAVSPSDISGNAPAGSGTVASGSAAGSLTDITGLCAAKAGQDITLGTVTVPGGTSSTPSSGTSTGATGTSGTPSGSPSSSPSAGSSPTNTRTTIVPLDTSPPHSGRTTCDAAPKGELDPSRLPTPPAGAIILPPAGVTYPDALLCGYFTGFSNVNKLNGAMIVNDPRGKPGLATINTDRRLAVVPAINYYEQDSLLGIQLPTSHSTFLSFEFVPITADVNFVAEGPMTVASNGYPAQGIPQITTVGGYQDLRLSNVKVNGVSMNLGSGCHTAKPLNVVLTGRQDEGLPGDDGRPDYVLETGGPLVDNNLVIPPFTGCVTRDGDNLNSLFTASLSGPGNTLNFVQAPLCSPSDGTTPQNCVEPDIPLPQLPVRAGSTK; translated from the coding sequence GTGAGCCGACCGCGTCCGCGTCGAGTGGTGCAGCTCGCGGGCGTCGCGGCCGCCGCGCTCCTGGCGGGGCTGCTGCCGGGCACGGACTCCGCGGCGAGCGGCGAGCCCGACGGGGTCTCGCTTGCGTACACCTGCCAGTTCGGCGCCGGCCAGGACCCGCAGGACATCAGCGTCGGCATCAAGCAGGCGTACCCGGCGGACGGGACCGTCGGCAAGCCGATCCAGCCGGGCGACCTGACGCTGACCGTCGGTATCCCGCGGGCCGCCGTCACCGCGCTGGTCCCGGCCGAGGCCGACACCCTCAGCGGCAGCACCGACATGAAGACGAACGTCACCCAGGGCACCTCGCGGACCGTGGTGATCTGGCCGGACCTGACCGCGAAGTCCACCACCGTGGCCGGCAGCGGCGATCTCGACCTGGTCTTCACCGGCAAGGTGCCGGGTGTCTCGGTGACGGCCGGGGGTGATCTGGTCTTCGCTGCCGGCGACCTGGACCTGACGCTGCATCCGCAGTCCGCTGCCGGTACGCCCTCGGACCCGGGCACACCCACCGCGGACCCGTCGACCCCCGCCGATTCCGGTACGGGCGGAAGCAGTTCGGACGACAGTGGAGCGGTCAGCCCGTCGGACATCTCCGGCAACGCTCCCGCCGGTTCCGGCACCGTCGCCAGTGGCAGCGCCGCAGGGTCGCTCACCGACATCACCGGGCTGTGCGCGGCCAAGGCAGGTCAGGACATCACCCTCGGGACGGTGACGGTGCCCGGTGGCACCTCTTCGACGCCGTCCTCCGGCACCTCGACCGGCGCCACGGGGACGTCCGGTACGCCGTCCGGCTCCCCGTCGTCCTCCCCGTCCGCGGGCAGCTCGCCGACAAACACGCGTACCACCATCGTCCCGCTGGACACGTCTCCGCCGCACTCGGGCCGGACCACCTGCGATGCGGCGCCGAAAGGTGAGCTGGATCCCAGCCGACTGCCCACTCCACCGGCAGGAGCCATCATCCTGCCCCCTGCAGGAGTGACCTATCCGGACGCGCTCCTGTGTGGTTACTTCACCGGATTCTCCAACGTCAACAAGCTCAACGGCGCGATGATCGTCAACGATCCCCGTGGCAAGCCTGGGCTGGCCACGATCAATACGGATCGCCGCCTTGCCGTGGTGCCGGCCATCAACTACTACGAGCAGGATTCGCTTCTCGGGATTCAACTGCCCACCTCGCACTCGACGTTCCTCAGTTTCGAGTTCGTGCCGATCACTGCTGACGTGAACTTTGTCGCCGAAGGCCCCATGACCGTCGCCAGCAACGGCTATCCCGCGCAGGGGATTCCCCAGATCACCACAGTCGGCGGCTACCAGGACCTGCGGCTCAGCAACGTGAAGGTCAACGGCGTGTCCATGAACCTCGGTTCCGGCTGCCACACGGCCAAGCCGCTGAACGTCGTCCTCACCGGTCGGCAGGACGAGGGCCTGCCGGGCGACGACGGCAGGCCGGACTACGTGCTCGAGACCGGCGGGCCGCTCGTCGACAACAACCTGGTCATCCCGCCGTTCACGGGTTGCGTGACGCGTGACGGCGACAACCTGAACTCGCTCTTCACCGCGTCCCTTTCGGGACCGGGCAACACGCTCAACTTCGTCCAGGCGCCGCTGTGTTCACCGAGCGACGGCACCACGCCGCAAAACTGCGTCGAACCCGACATCCCGCTGCCCCAGCTCCCCGTCCGCGCCGGGTCCACCAAGTGA
- a CDS encoding MCE family protein, which translates to MTTTDTRTPGPPPAPPAPPARPVRGWGSGAARRRTAGIIFLLVPALLAWLAVAVYDKSFSNDAKVTVDTGSAGNEMNLGADVKMRGVVVGRVTAIHANGTGARLTLAIDPGRLHQIPAGVTAQMLPTTLFGERFVALVPPADSPSGGPALAAHSTIPQDRSADAVELEQVLDNVMPLLTAVQPQKLAATLNAVATALDGRGQELGTTLVQLDRYLTKLNPQLPALTDDIKQLVTVSNTYNAAAPDIVQALTDFTKTSGTIAQQQANLSTLYGSTTATAQDITTYLRQNKENLIHLAADSRGTLQLLAEYAPSFPCTLRTLADFVPAMDKVLGKGTDEPGLHVDVTAVASRGKYVAGKDTPVYDASGGPQCYPVPYTGRGTTPIANSPQENELVDELLAPGMNTSPGKLPDWSSVLTGPVYRGAEVTVK; encoded by the coding sequence ATGACCACCACCGACACCCGTACCCCGGGGCCGCCGCCCGCTCCGCCCGCCCCGCCGGCCCGCCCGGTCCGCGGCTGGGGCAGCGGCGCCGCCCGCCGCCGCACCGCCGGCATCATCTTCCTGCTGGTGCCCGCGCTGCTGGCCTGGCTCGCGGTCGCCGTCTACGACAAGTCGTTCAGCAACGACGCCAAGGTCACCGTGGACACCGGAAGCGCCGGCAACGAGATGAACCTCGGCGCCGACGTGAAGATGCGCGGCGTCGTGGTCGGCCGGGTCACCGCCATCCACGCCAACGGCACCGGCGCCCGGCTGACGCTGGCCATCGACCCCGGCAGGCTGCACCAGATCCCGGCCGGCGTCACCGCGCAGATGCTGCCGACCACGCTGTTCGGCGAGCGGTTCGTCGCGCTCGTACCGCCGGCCGACAGTCCCTCGGGCGGCCCCGCGCTGGCCGCGCACAGCACCATCCCGCAGGACCGCTCCGCCGACGCCGTCGAACTCGAACAGGTGCTGGACAACGTGATGCCGCTGCTGACGGCCGTCCAGCCGCAGAAACTCGCCGCCACCCTCAACGCGGTCGCCACCGCACTCGACGGCCGCGGCCAGGAACTCGGCACCACCCTGGTCCAGCTCGACCGCTACCTCACCAAGCTCAACCCCCAACTGCCCGCGCTCACCGACGACATCAAGCAACTGGTGACGGTCAGCAACACCTACAACGCGGCCGCGCCCGACATCGTCCAGGCGCTCACCGACTTCACCAAGACCAGCGGCACCATCGCCCAGCAGCAGGCCAACCTCAGCACGCTGTACGGCTCGACCACCGCCACCGCGCAGGACATCACCACCTACCTGCGGCAGAACAAGGAGAACCTGATCCACCTCGCCGCCGACAGCCGCGGCACCCTGCAACTGCTCGCCGAGTACGCCCCGTCCTTCCCCTGCACGCTGCGCACCCTCGCCGACTTCGTGCCGGCGATGGACAAGGTGCTCGGCAAGGGCACCGACGAACCCGGCCTGCACGTCGACGTCACCGCGGTCGCCTCCCGCGGCAAGTACGTGGCCGGCAAGGACACCCCGGTGTACGACGCGAGCGGCGGCCCGCAGTGCTACCCGGTGCCGTACACCGGCCGCGGCACCACCCCGATCGCCAACTCCCCGCAGGAGAACGAGCTGGTCGACGAGTTGCTCGCGCCCGGCATGAACACCTCGCCCGGAAAGCTGCCCGACTGGAGCAGCGTGCTGACCGGGCCGGTCTACCGCGGGGCGGAGGTGACGGTGAAGTGA
- a CDS encoding ABC transporter ATP-binding protein, with translation MGIEVIVEGLTKSFGKQTVWEDVTLTLPPGEVSVMLGPSGTGKTVFLKSVIGLLKPERGRVMVNGVDMVGGKERDIYETRKLFGLMFQDGALFGSMNLFDNIAFPLREHTRKKESEIRRIVMERMDMVGLIGSEGKLPGEISGGMRKRAGLARALVLDPQIILCDEPDSGLDPVRTSYISQQLIDLNAQIDATMLIVTHNLDIASTVPDNMGMLFRRRLVAFGPRELLLTSDEPVVRQFLGGRKEGPIGMAEEKDEATLAREQSTDLPAELPRRIAPQLEPSPGLPPRQAVQRRRARVLAMWDDLPVAARTAMKAGLAPAQAPVQEEHA, from the coding sequence ATGGGAATCGAAGTGATCGTCGAGGGTCTGACGAAGTCCTTTGGCAAACAGACCGTCTGGGAAGACGTGACGCTCACTCTGCCGCCCGGCGAGGTCAGCGTGATGCTCGGGCCTTCCGGCACCGGCAAGACCGTGTTCCTGAAATCCGTGATCGGCCTGCTCAAGCCGGAGCGGGGCCGGGTGATGGTGAACGGCGTCGACATGGTCGGCGGCAAGGAGCGGGACATCTACGAGACCCGCAAGCTGTTCGGCCTGATGTTCCAGGACGGCGCGCTGTTCGGCTCGATGAACCTCTTCGACAACATCGCCTTCCCGCTGCGGGAGCACACCCGCAAGAAGGAGTCGGAGATCCGCCGCATCGTCATGGAGCGGATGGACATGGTCGGCCTGATCGGGTCGGAGGGGAAGCTGCCCGGCGAGATATCCGGCGGGATGCGCAAACGCGCCGGGCTGGCACGGGCGTTGGTGCTGGACCCGCAGATCATCCTGTGCGACGAACCGGACTCCGGGCTCGACCCGGTGCGCACCTCGTACATCTCGCAGCAGTTGATCGACCTCAACGCGCAGATCGACGCCACGATGCTGATCGTCACGCACAACCTCGACATCGCCTCGACCGTGCCGGACAACATGGGGATGCTCTTCCGGCGCCGGCTGGTCGCCTTCGGGCCGCGCGAGTTGCTGCTGACCAGCGACGAGCCGGTGGTGCGGCAGTTCCTGGGCGGCCGCAAGGAGGGCCCGATCGGGATGGCCGAGGAGAAGGACGAAGCCACCCTGGCCCGCGAGCAGTCGACCGACCTGCCCGCCGAACTGCCGCGCCGGATCGCCCCCCAGCTCGAACCGAGCCCCGGACTGCCGCCGCGCCAGGCCGTGCAGCGCCGCCGGGCCCGGGTGCTGGCGATGTGGGACGACCTGCCGGTCGCCGCGCGGACGGCCATGAAGGCCGGACTCGCCCCCGCGCAGGCCCCCGTACAGGAGGAGCACGCATGA
- a CDS encoding MlaE family ABC transporter permease, translating into MTAPPVPESAPRKVSPARSAAVPRRSIPGAGALRETGQLLTLAATTVRDTFRRPFQIRELIEQFWFVASVTILPAALVSIPFGAVIALQVGSLAQQLGAQSFTGGASVLAVIQQASPLIVALLIAGAGGSAICADLGSRKIREELDAMEVMGVSPVQRLIVPRVLATMLVALLLNGLVSVVGTAGGYFFNVIVQHGTPGAYLSSFSALAQLPDLYISEIKAVIFGFIAGIVAAYRGLHPKGGPKGVGDAVNQSVVITFLLLFVVNVVLTAIYLQLVPQKGA; encoded by the coding sequence ATGACCGCGCCGCCCGTACCGGAGTCCGCACCGCGGAAGGTGTCGCCCGCGCGCTCCGCGGCCGTCCCCCGCCGCTCCATCCCCGGCGCCGGCGCGCTGCGCGAGACCGGCCAGCTCCTGACGCTTGCGGCGACCACCGTCCGGGACACTTTCCGGCGGCCGTTCCAGATCCGCGAACTCATCGAGCAGTTCTGGTTCGTGGCGAGCGTGACGATCCTGCCCGCGGCGCTGGTGTCGATCCCGTTCGGCGCCGTGATCGCGCTTCAAGTCGGTTCGCTTGCGCAGCAGTTGGGGGCCCAGTCGTTCACCGGCGGGGCGAGCGTGCTGGCGGTGATCCAGCAGGCCAGCCCGCTGATCGTGGCGCTGCTGATCGCGGGCGCGGGCGGCAGCGCGATCTGCGCGGACCTCGGCTCGCGGAAGATCCGCGAGGAGCTGGACGCGATGGAGGTGATGGGCGTCTCCCCGGTGCAGCGGCTGATCGTGCCGCGGGTGCTGGCCACGATGCTCGTCGCCCTGCTGCTCAACGGCCTGGTCTCGGTGGTCGGCACCGCCGGCGGCTACTTCTTCAACGTGATCGTGCAGCACGGCACCCCGGGCGCGTACCTGTCCAGCTTCTCCGCGCTCGCCCAACTGCCCGACCTGTACATCTCCGAGATCAAGGCGGTGATCTTCGGCTTCATCGCCGGGATCGTCGCCGCCTACCGCGGGCTGCACCCCAAGGGCGGCCCGAAGGGCGTCGGCGACGCGGTCAACCAGTCCGTGGTCATCACCTTCCTGCTGCTGTTCGTGGTCAACGTGGTGCTGACCGCGATCTACCTCCAGCTCGTGCCGCAGAAGGGAGCCTGA
- a CDS encoding MCE family protein, which translates to MRLRPPTLRLRRHPARRGHPLFRPLRERNQIAVGVVGLLVLALLSLVAYNADALPLIGGGTTYSAHFTEAAGLKSGNEVRVAGVKVGKVTHVGLDGDQVKVTFRVRHTWIGDASTAAIGIKTLLGEKYLALDPLGDREQDPGDTIPKSRTTSPYDVTQAFNGLGQTFGAIDTDQLAASFQAISDTFKDTPASVRTAATGLSSLSKTISSRDAQLASLLSGSKKLTKTLSDQNSRFQELISDGNLLLGEVEKRRTAIHSLLTGTQNLGTQLNGLVADNDKQLAPTLAALDRVTNVLLANQSSLDKVLALAGPYYQVVGNTLGNGRWFDSYLCGLVPKNYLPSGTPPTTGCMPPKATGGAS; encoded by the coding sequence ATGAGGCTGAGACCGCCCACGCTCCGCCTGCGCCGCCACCCCGCCCGGCGCGGCCACCCGCTCTTCCGGCCGCTGCGCGAGCGCAACCAGATCGCGGTCGGCGTCGTCGGCCTGCTGGTACTCGCTCTGCTCAGCCTCGTCGCGTACAACGCCGACGCGCTGCCGCTGATCGGCGGCGGCACCACGTACTCCGCCCACTTCACCGAGGCGGCCGGCCTGAAGAGCGGCAACGAGGTGCGGGTGGCGGGCGTCAAGGTCGGCAAGGTCACCCATGTGGGGCTGGACGGCGACCAGGTCAAGGTCACCTTCCGGGTCCGGCACACCTGGATCGGCGACGCCAGCACCGCCGCCATCGGCATCAAGACGCTGCTCGGCGAGAAGTACCTCGCGCTGGACCCGCTCGGCGACCGCGAGCAGGACCCCGGCGACACCATCCCCAAGTCCCGCACCACCTCGCCGTACGACGTGACGCAGGCGTTCAACGGGCTCGGCCAGACCTTCGGCGCGATCGACACCGACCAGCTCGCGGCGAGCTTCCAGGCGATCTCCGACACGTTCAAGGACACCCCGGCCTCGGTGCGTACCGCCGCCACCGGGCTGTCGTCGCTGTCCAAGACCATCTCCAGCCGTGACGCGCAGCTCGCCTCGCTGCTCAGCGGTAGCAAGAAGCTCACCAAGACCCTCTCCGACCAGAACAGCCGCTTCCAGGAGCTGATCTCCGACGGCAACCTGCTGCTCGGGGAGGTCGAGAAACGGCGGACCGCCATCCACTCCCTGCTCACCGGCACCCAGAACCTGGGCACCCAGCTCAACGGCCTGGTCGCCGACAACGACAAGCAGCTCGCGCCCACCCTGGCCGCCCTCGACCGCGTCACCAACGTGCTGCTCGCCAACCAGAGCAGCCTCGACAAGGTGCTGGCGCTGGCGGGCCCCTACTACCAGGTGGTCGGCAACACCCTCGGCAACGGCCGCTGGTTCGACAGCTACCTGTGCGGGCTGGTGCCGAAGAACTACCTGCCCAGCGGCACCCCGCCGACCACCGGCTGCATGCCGCCCAAGGCGACCGGAGGAGCGTCGTGA
- a CDS encoding helix-turn-helix domain-containing protein: protein MTVMRQTPEQTEAPGPIPREFAAIMRPELPSLLKEMAAEIVAAIPEYGHLLEGPNSRVIKIGIEQSIATFVDRVAAPTATTSLRDDLCRRFGRFEAYEGRSLDNLQAAYRIGCQVALRRVRTVGRRYNLSASFMLTFADALFAYMGDLAELSREGYVQALAELGEEPDNRRRRLLRRILGGTAVARSALAELAEHAAWPLPEEITMVAVAFGTRPARTALDRDVLQDFADPEPHLLIPGPFTEERRASLTAALGGCRAAVGLTTALGEAADSLRWARHTLALASSGVVGGSGAAGRAGVSGGAGAVGGSGAVDGASDDDSLILSEDHLLPLWLLGDPALADQMARKYLGPLVGLTPAQRTRLIDTLRIWLTTRGTAGQVADQLGVHPQTVRYRMRILDRAFGDQLAHPDDRFATEIALRALHLRQYGEDGSPTA from the coding sequence ATGACCGTAATGCGGCAGACCCCGGAGCAAACGGAGGCACCGGGTCCGATTCCACGGGAGTTCGCCGCGATCATGCGCCCTGAACTGCCGAGTCTATTAAAAGAGATGGCGGCTGAAATCGTCGCCGCGATCCCCGAATACGGGCATCTCCTGGAGGGCCCCAACAGCCGGGTGATCAAAATCGGGATCGAGCAGAGCATCGCCACGTTCGTGGACCGGGTGGCCGCCCCCACCGCCACCACCTCGCTGCGTGACGACCTCTGCCGCCGGTTCGGCCGCTTCGAGGCGTACGAGGGCCGCAGCCTGGACAACCTCCAGGCCGCGTACCGGATCGGCTGTCAGGTGGCGCTGCGCCGGGTGCGTACGGTCGGGCGCCGCTACAACCTGTCCGCGTCCTTCATGCTGACCTTCGCCGACGCGCTCTTCGCCTACATGGGAGACCTGGCCGAGCTGTCCCGCGAGGGATACGTGCAGGCGCTCGCCGAGTTGGGCGAGGAGCCGGACAACCGGCGCCGCCGGCTGCTGCGCCGCATTCTCGGCGGCACCGCGGTGGCGCGCAGCGCGCTGGCCGAACTCGCCGAGCACGCGGCGTGGCCGCTGCCGGAGGAGATCACGATGGTGGCGGTCGCCTTCGGCACCCGGCCGGCCCGCACCGCGCTCGATCGCGACGTCCTCCAGGACTTCGCCGATCCCGAGCCGCACCTGCTGATACCGGGGCCGTTCACCGAGGAGCGGCGCGCCTCGCTGACCGCGGCGCTCGGCGGCTGCCGGGCCGCGGTCGGGCTGACCACGGCGCTCGGCGAGGCGGCGGATTCGCTGCGCTGGGCGCGGCACACGCTGGCGCTGGCCAGTTCGGGGGTGGTCGGGGGTTCCGGCGCGGCCGGGCGTGCAGGGGTGAGCGGGGGCGCCGGGGCGGTCGGGGGTTCCGGAGCGGTCGACGGTGCCTCCGACGACGACTCGCTCATCCTCAGCGAGGACCATCTGCTGCCGCTGTGGCTGCTGGGCGACCCGGCGCTCGCCGACCAGATGGCCCGGAAGTACCTCGGGCCGCTGGTCGGGTTGACGCCGGCGCAGCGCACCCGCCTGATCGACACCTTACGGATCTGGCTGACCACCCGCGGCACCGCGGGCCAGGTCGCCGACCAGTTGGGGGTCCACCCGCAGACGGTCCGCTACCGCATGCGCATCCTCGACCGCGCCTTCGGCGACCAACTGGCCCACCCGGACGACCGTTTCGCCACGGAGATCGCGCTGCGGGCCTTACACCTGCGCCAGTACGGGGAAGACGGCTCCCCCACGGCGTAA
- a CDS encoding dienelactone hydrolase family protein yields the protein MRFVSEQRLDDGVLARDFTLGDIPGTLWTPESAVPTPLILMAHNNGLPRTEARLVARARHYAAAGYAVASIDAPGSGDRPRSATDDQARAELRRAMQAGEPVDEIFESFVGPLVEKAVPEWRTTLDALLTLPEIDGGPVGYSGWTAVGIRLAVAEPRIKAAGLFAGGYVPRAQREEARQVTVPLLFLLQWDDRGNPRQRALDLFDAFGTKEKTLHANLGGHTGTPTFELVDGTRFFDRHLK from the coding sequence ATGCGGTTCGTTTCCGAACAACGCCTCGACGACGGCGTCCTCGCCCGCGACTTCACCCTCGGCGACATCCCCGGCACCCTGTGGACGCCCGAATCCGCCGTACCGACCCCGCTGATCCTGATGGCCCACAACAACGGCCTGCCCAGGACGGAAGCCCGGCTGGTGGCCCGGGCCCGGCACTACGCGGCAGCCGGCTACGCGGTCGCCTCCATCGACGCCCCCGGAAGCGGTGACCGGCCCCGTTCCGCCACCGACGACCAGGCCCGCGCCGAGCTCCGCCGGGCGATGCAGGCCGGCGAACCGGTCGACGAGATCTTCGAGTCCTTCGTCGGCCCGCTGGTCGAGAAGGCGGTCCCGGAATGGCGGACCACCCTGGACGCCCTCCTCACGCTGCCCGAGATCGACGGCGGCCCGGTCGGGTACTCGGGGTGGACCGCCGTCGGCATCCGGCTGGCCGTGGCCGAGCCGCGCATCAAAGCCGCCGGTCTTTTCGCCGGCGGTTACGTGCCCCGCGCCCAGCGCGAGGAGGCCCGCCAGGTCACCGTTCCGCTGCTGTTCCTGCTCCAGTGGGACGACCGGGGCAACCCCCGGCAGCGGGCCCTGGACCTCTTCGACGCCTTCGGCACCAAGGAGAAGACGCTGCACGCCAACCTCGGCGGGCACACCGGCACCCCGACGTTCGAGCTGGTGGACGGGACCCGGTTCTTCGACCGCCACCTGAAGTAG